The following coding sequences are from one Vibrio syngnathi window:
- a CDS encoding ABC-three component system middle component 7, with the protein MITPSKTISFKNSITFKMLYILDEQFDEILLVELYKNTKRKFLGMDEFIFAIDALYILGEIDVDLELGKIRKC; encoded by the coding sequence ATGATTACCCCTAGCAAAACAATATCATTTAAGAACTCTATAACTTTCAAGATGTTGTACATTTTAGATGAGCAGTTTGATGAGATACTTCTTGTGGAGTTATATAAAAACACTAAGCGAAAATTTCTAGGAATGGATGAATTTATTTTTGCAATAGATGCACTATATATTCTTGGGGAAATTGACGTAGATCTTGAGTTAGGGAAAATAAGAAAATGTTAA
- a CDS encoding ABC-three component system protein yields MAKSDSKRKKPTENMGLVLFDEVGGICPKCTKPLMKKNKGQMTKLYEIAHIYPNSPRPHELDLLKDEERLSEDVDDESNLIALCRDCHKVFDNPRTIEGYRDIVRIKKELQRLSNLRKSWFDNSIDDEINKVIASLVLFSGDALEELSLDAITVDSKSDETLNALVKLKIKSNVRYFYTDIKSKFSELDKGEPYTSDTIYSQVKTYYLKLKKKNLDQTQIFSALTDWIKNVTDCESTEVSEIIVSFFVQNCEVYS; encoded by the coding sequence GTGGCTAAATCAGACTCTAAAAGAAAAAAGCCTACAGAAAACATGGGACTTGTTCTTTTTGATGAAGTTGGCGGCATATGCCCTAAATGCACCAAGCCACTCATGAAAAAAAACAAAGGTCAAATGACCAAGCTTTATGAAATTGCTCATATATATCCTAACAGCCCGAGACCTCATGAACTTGATCTCCTAAAAGACGAAGAAAGGCTAAGCGAAGACGTTGATGATGAATCAAACTTGATTGCTCTTTGTCGAGACTGCCATAAGGTCTTTGATAACCCACGTACTATCGAGGGTTACCGAGATATAGTGCGTATAAAGAAAGAACTTCAACGTTTATCTAATTTACGAAAAAGTTGGTTCGATAATTCTATTGATGATGAGATTAATAAGGTTATTGCGTCATTGGTTTTATTTTCAGGTGATGCATTAGAAGAATTATCATTAGATGCTATTACTGTCGATTCAAAGTCTGATGAAACATTAAACGCGTTAGTGAAACTAAAGATAAAGAGTAATGTTAGGTATTTTTACACTGATATAAAATCAAAGTTCTCTGAGTTAGACAAAGGAGAGCCATATACATCAGACACTATCTATAGCCAAGTTAAAACCTATTATTTAAAACTTAAGAAAAAAAACCTAGATCAGACTCAGATATTTTCAGCCTTAACCGATTGGATTAAAAATGTTACTGACTGTGAGAGTACTGAGGTATCAGAAATAATCGTATCCTTCTTTGTTCAAAATTGTGAGGTTTATTCATGA
- a CDS encoding HNH endonuclease — translation MTIKCALCTCDITEANNTKEHVIPNALGGRKKITNFICNQCNRESGSNWDVELANQLNPLGLLFGISRERGVVPSEAFETTSGSKIILNHDGTKSLPKPEFKEDVTDSGVRIQIRARNMKEAEGMFNGVKRKYSHLTVEPEIQESTEYLAEPINFSLSFGGLEAGRALVKSTLALAVEAGVDFNDCAAARDYLLNDDAEPCFGYFYSSDPIVNRPKGIPLHCIYVKGVPETNMLLGYVEFYGHKRMLVCLSDSYTGSSFENIYALNPIDGKEIELTIDLQVSRQDVRDCYDYKLIPNGSIENALNEIMPTAIRNNFEKEKDRAINVAVQYAFQNCGAEYGDELTDEQHNKFLGLLQEKLMPFFISQIRR, via the coding sequence TTGACTATAAAATGTGCTCTATGTACTTGTGACATTACAGAGGCTAACAATACTAAAGAGCACGTAATTCCTAATGCTCTTGGTGGCAGAAAGAAAATTACTAATTTTATATGTAACCAGTGCAATCGTGAGTCTGGCTCAAACTGGGATGTAGAACTTGCGAACCAGTTAAACCCGTTGGGTTTATTGTTTGGTATCAGTAGAGAAAGAGGAGTGGTTCCAAGTGAAGCGTTTGAAACGACATCCGGCAGCAAAATTATCCTAAATCATGATGGCACTAAATCTCTACCAAAGCCTGAGTTTAAAGAAGATGTGACTGATTCTGGGGTTAGGATTCAAATTCGTGCTCGTAACATGAAAGAAGCTGAGGGGATGTTTAATGGAGTCAAAAGGAAATACTCCCATCTAACAGTTGAACCTGAAATACAAGAAAGCACCGAGTATTTAGCCGAGCCAATAAATTTTTCTTTGTCTTTTGGGGGACTGGAAGCAGGGAGAGCTTTAGTCAAAAGTACCTTAGCTCTTGCTGTGGAAGCTGGTGTTGATTTTAACGATTGTGCCGCTGCTCGCGATTACCTGCTAAACGATGATGCTGAACCCTGTTTTGGTTACTTTTATTCATCTGATCCCATTGTTAATAGGCCTAAGGGAATCCCACTCCACTGCATATATGTTAAAGGTGTTCCTGAGACCAACATGCTCTTAGGTTACGTTGAGTTTTATGGACATAAACGAATGCTGGTATGTTTATCGGATAGCTACACTGGTAGTTCTTTTGAAAACATCTACGCATTAAATCCTATAGACGGTAAAGAGATTGAACTAACTATTGACCTTCAAGTTTCTAGGCAAGATGTTAGAGATTGCTATGACTACAAGCTTATACCTAATGGAAGTATTGAGAATGCATTGAATGAAATAATGCCTACAGCAATACGAAACAACTTCGAAAAAGAAAAAGATCGAGCCATAAATGTAGCTGTTCAATACGCTTTTCAAAATTGTGGCGCTGAATATGGTGACGAGTTAACCGATGAACAGCACAATAAGTTTCTTGGTCTTTTACAAGAAAAATTAATGCCATTCTTTATAAGTCAAATCCGTCGCTAA
- a CDS encoding BRCT domain-containing protein has translation MTAKSTAVLDHHGQPQTLTFNYKRNKAKAILTLKGILDGIHADKHLSELEEVYLRAWKDNDVFNLTDGDFIDIHEQVEDILEDGVITTSELIDMQQMLQDILNYGDLEDGGYEGTVNHLLGFLSGISADDTLCDAEIEKLAKLLSKDKHLVSKWPANAIKKRLDMILEDGIVDDSERCDLLSLIKAISGQSLLETGLAYGMSADFSTTQEGRICLKGKQVCFTGKFLSGSRKIQEQKALSLGAQVKGNVVKGLDILVLGAVASRDWRFTSYGRKIESVLTYREEGRKIEIINEELWNALTVCDG, from the coding sequence ATGACAGCTAAATCAACAGCAGTATTGGATCACCACGGACAACCTCAGACTTTGACGTTTAATTACAAACGAAACAAAGCTAAAGCAATATTAACACTCAAAGGAATTCTGGATGGTATTCATGCTGATAAGCATTTGAGTGAACTCGAGGAAGTTTATCTTCGTGCATGGAAGGATAACGATGTATTCAACTTAACAGATGGAGATTTCATTGATATTCATGAACAAGTAGAAGATATCTTAGAAGACGGTGTGATAACAACATCTGAACTTATTGATATGCAGCAAATGCTGCAAGACATACTTAATTATGGTGACCTTGAAGATGGTGGCTATGAAGGCACAGTCAATCATCTTCTTGGTTTTCTAAGTGGTATAAGCGCTGACGACACTTTATGTGATGCAGAGATAGAAAAACTAGCAAAGCTACTTAGTAAAGATAAACACCTTGTTAGTAAGTGGCCTGCAAACGCAATAAAAAAGCGTCTTGATATGATACTGGAAGATGGGATTGTTGATGATAGTGAAAGATGTGACTTATTAAGTCTTATCAAGGCTATTTCTGGTCAATCTCTGCTGGAAACAGGCCTTGCTTATGGTATGTCAGCTGATTTTTCGACAACTCAAGAAGGACGAATTTGTCTCAAGGGGAAACAAGTTTGTTTTACGGGTAAGTTTTTAAGTGGTTCAAGAAAGATTCAAGAGCAAAAAGCTTTGTCTTTAGGCGCCCAAGTAAAAGGCAACGTTGTGAAGGGACTTGATATACTTGTACTTGGTGCAGTTGCGAGTCGAGATTGGCGGTTCACGAGTTATGGTCGAAAAATTGAATCAGTCTTAACCTATCGCGAAGAAGGACGCAAGATTGAAATTATTAATGAAGAACTGTGGAATGCACTAACGGTTTGTGATGGCTAG
- a CDS encoding DUF6236 family protein encodes MNNNGIVMSAYDVKITESRINVSADIAPEYLRYFCLYWDRIMLIDAPPICCVFNHEKQILSDAGILSVRTAHNPDWVARNLPQEEVSKELTRYVMNRHFQLASQEMGALLKEEPNQWTIHQNGNKLLLPDNHKVEQMTARMELKNCLPIPKADIPLDKVLDFKMNRADELTALHTTLTGLYLKITNSQDVITAQDYYVNQLSSAISDLNKVSKEKFGICDLANRKVSLEISQSSFFGGIGPALMFEQPIAQLGAYVVGGLVSSIKLTAEKTIEHRNATGSTQLSYLSSINKNEIAAC; translated from the coding sequence TTGAATAATAATGGTATTGTGATGTCTGCTTATGACGTCAAAATTACAGAATCTAGAATAAATGTTTCTGCTGATATCGCTCCTGAATATTTACGTTATTTCTGTTTATATTGGGATCGCATTATGCTAATTGATGCACCACCAATATGCTGTGTTTTTAATCACGAGAAGCAGATATTGAGTGATGCTGGTATTTTGTCAGTGCGAACAGCTCATAACCCAGATTGGGTTGCAAGAAATTTACCACAAGAAGAAGTATCTAAAGAATTAACCCGATATGTAATGAATCGTCATTTTCAGCTTGCAAGTCAAGAAATGGGGGCCTTGCTAAAAGAAGAACCAAATCAGTGGACAATTCATCAAAATGGTAACAAATTACTTTTACCAGACAACCACAAAGTTGAGCAAATGACTGCTCGTATGGAGCTTAAAAATTGTTTACCAATCCCCAAAGCTGATATTCCTTTAGATAAGGTTCTGGATTTTAAGATGAATCGCGCAGATGAATTGACAGCATTACATACGACTTTGACAGGGCTGTATCTGAAAATTACCAATTCACAAGATGTAATTACCGCTCAAGATTATTATGTAAATCAGTTGTCTTCTGCGATATCAGACTTGAATAAAGTTAGTAAAGAAAAATTCGGTATTTGTGACTTGGCAAATAGAAAAGTCTCGTTGGAGATTAGTCAATCTTCATTTTTTGGCGGTATTGGTCCAGCTTTGATGTTTGAGCAGCCGATTGCGCAGTTAGGAGCCTACGTCGTAGGCGGTCTAGTATCTAGCATTAAGTTAACGGCAGAAAAAACGATAGAGCATCGTAATGCTACTGGTTCAACTCAATTGTCATATTTATCATCAATTAATAAAAATGAAATAGCGGCTTGCTAA
- a CDS encoding HNH endonuclease produces MSSILEKCHTFKFSESYGFADKVRKAIFERDYAIDPLEVAEDVELQVTKPQKRTLLHDYIEYVVVDHLNFYFKGGGWEFEDVLPILSMLESHQIEYQELDRYIEELLRDEESEEAVEVTEEHIDEYKYQYAWDYIEPLVQDKFVPVLVTEVFSLLFADREAMKVFNINVAESMGERSKRNTYWPKWLERALFCREKGLCALCKTDLSSVYHTHGKVAIDHIVPIAQNGVNDPTNLQILCQSCNSKKSGTVIETSNAMPVFWEM; encoded by the coding sequence ATGAGCAGTATTCTGGAAAAGTGTCATACGTTCAAATTTAGCGAGTCATACGGTTTTGCAGATAAAGTTAGAAAAGCTATTTTTGAACGCGATTATGCAATTGATCCGTTAGAAGTAGCAGAAGATGTTGAGTTACAGGTGACTAAGCCACAAAAAAGAACTCTACTCCATGATTACATAGAGTATGTTGTGGTTGACCATCTTAATTTCTACTTTAAAGGTGGCGGTTGGGAGTTTGAGGATGTGTTACCAATACTTTCAATGCTTGAGTCTCACCAAATAGAATATCAAGAATTAGATCGCTACATTGAAGAGTTACTACGAGACGAAGAAAGCGAGGAGGCGGTCGAAGTAACTGAAGAGCATATTGATGAATATAAGTACCAATATGCATGGGACTATATTGAGCCTTTGGTACAAGATAAGTTTGTACCCGTCTTGGTTACTGAAGTCTTTTCGTTACTCTTCGCTGATCGTGAAGCTATGAAGGTCTTTAATATAAATGTCGCAGAGTCTATGGGCGAGCGAAGTAAGAGAAATACTTACTGGCCCAAGTGGCTTGAGAGGGCGCTGTTTTGTCGAGAAAAGGGGCTTTGTGCTCTTTGCAAAACGGACTTATCTTCGGTTTATCATACACATGGTAAGGTAGCTATCGATCATATCGTTCCGATTGCTCAAAATGGTGTAAATGATCCGACAAACCTCCAAATTCTTTGCCAATCGTGCAACAGCAAAAAAAGTGGGACAGTTATTGAGACATCTAACGCAATGCCAGTATTTTGGGAGATGTAA
- a CDS encoding site-specific integrase gives MTAAGRITYIDRIPFASGSIITEKPDFVGRNQTVIECPVDRRESYYIHSESKRPKVTRFDDTVYNFPVLWEDDGITPWHDGNQFLWSLLFNKTDATFKQLNHKAKQLMEYKLFTEANYGYDLLDFKSLRPAHRVSYAYFYHLLKRGISAGNLNQHTATVYQFYEWLNEQPHIELDLTRVDKTHRAFIKFETNWGKVMSKEVKVRSQMVVTPQASSVRQGFVRDEGEDLRPLYDDEFDLLCAILGTTQFTATERMIYQVALDTGARKQTVLTLRKKHVDKLMQGKPDEYGTVRLNCSSAIGIDTKGGRVLAIHFPRELIERLHIYVNSADYIKKVAKFKAARKPRPEDLQEENNEMPDDDIYVFLSNQGNPLYMAKDDPLYRKLKTPPEGNYLQTVTRKIKAAEPKHFPSDYTFHWTRATYAYRFYKFLTPLVDSGQLGVSDAIVLIQRRLGHKLRETTEHYLQLFKMTNLRLEAQERYEERLFNSVHINEEVA, from the coding sequence ATGACAGCCGCAGGCCGCATCACATACATAGACCGAATTCCTTTTGCTTCCGGCTCAATTATAACCGAAAAGCCAGACTTCGTTGGTCGCAACCAAACCGTCATCGAATGCCCCGTTGACAGACGCGAGTCTTACTACATTCACTCCGAATCCAAGCGCCCTAAGGTCACTCGCTTCGATGATACCGTATATAACTTCCCGGTGCTGTGGGAAGATGATGGTATTACTCCTTGGCATGATGGTAATCAATTTCTATGGTCGTTACTGTTTAACAAAACCGACGCCACCTTTAAGCAGCTAAATCATAAAGCCAAGCAGCTGATGGAGTACAAGCTATTTACTGAAGCTAATTATGGGTATGACCTGCTCGACTTTAAATCACTGCGTCCAGCCCACCGCGTTTCCTATGCCTACTTTTATCACCTTCTGAAAAGAGGGATCAGCGCAGGCAACCTGAACCAGCACACTGCCACCGTTTACCAATTTTATGAGTGGCTGAACGAGCAACCGCATATTGAGCTTGATTTAACTCGTGTAGACAAAACCCATAGGGCATTTATCAAATTCGAGACCAACTGGGGCAAGGTAATGTCGAAAGAGGTCAAGGTACGCTCCCAGATGGTTGTTACGCCACAAGCATCAAGTGTCCGTCAGGGCTTCGTCAGGGATGAGGGGGAGGATCTAAGGCCCCTGTATGATGATGAGTTTGACTTGCTGTGCGCTATACTGGGGACAACGCAGTTTACCGCGACTGAGCGAATGATATACCAAGTAGCGCTGGATACGGGAGCGCGTAAACAGACTGTGCTGACCTTGCGCAAGAAGCATGTAGACAAGTTAATGCAGGGGAAGCCGGATGAGTACGGCACAGTGCGATTGAATTGCTCATCTGCTATCGGTATCGACACCAAGGGTGGCCGAGTCCTCGCTATTCATTTTCCTCGTGAGCTTATCGAGCGGCTCCACATTTACGTCAATAGCGCGGATTATATAAAAAAGGTTGCAAAATTCAAGGCAGCGAGAAAGCCGAGGCCTGAAGACCTTCAAGAAGAAAACAATGAAATGCCGGACGATGATATTTACGTTTTTCTGTCGAATCAAGGCAACCCGTTATATATGGCAAAAGATGATCCGCTATACCGGAAGTTGAAGACACCGCCGGAGGGTAACTACCTCCAGACCGTTACCCGGAAAATAAAGGCGGCAGAGCCTAAACACTTTCCTTCGGATTACACCTTCCATTGGACTCGGGCAACATACGCTTATCGCTTTTACAAATTTCTTACGCCTCTGGTGGACAGTGGGCAACTGGGTGTGAGTGATGCTATAGTTCTGATCCAGAGACGCCTCGGACATAAGCTGCGCGAGACCACCGAGCACTACCTTCAGTTGTTTAAGATGACCAACCTTCGCCTCGAAGCACAGGAGCGTTACGAAGAGCGCTTATTTAACAGTGTGCACATTAACGAGGAGGTCGCGTAA
- a CDS encoding NfeD family protein — translation MVELLEQVNHWHWLAFGLALLALELIGTAGYFLWIGISAMLVGALLGVLPIGWQMQWLSFASFSLITTWLWWRRQLSSDKQSDSTRDLNQREKQLIGRKTRLLEPVQKGNCRIKLGDSSWSAISTHDIDAGEEVEITAVDGIVLTISPTKQ, via the coding sequence ATGGTCGAATTACTAGAACAAGTAAACCACTGGCATTGGTTAGCGTTTGGTCTAGCGCTGCTAGCACTTGAGCTGATTGGAACCGCTGGTTACTTTTTATGGATAGGCATATCTGCCATGCTCGTCGGTGCGCTATTAGGCGTACTACCGATCGGTTGGCAGATGCAATGGTTGTCCTTTGCTAGCTTCTCTCTTATCACCACTTGGTTATGGTGGAGAAGGCAGCTATCTAGTGACAAGCAGTCTGACTCTACCCGAGATCTTAATCAGCGAGAAAAACAACTGATTGGACGAAAGACTCGCCTCTTAGAGCCGGTACAAAAAGGTAACTGCAGGATAAAGCTAGGGGATAGCTCATGGTCTGCGATCAGTACACATGATATTGATGCGGGAGAGGAAGTTGAGATAACGGCTGTCGATGGCATTGTCCTAACGATAAGCCCGACTAAACAATAA
- the cueR gene encoding Cu(I)-responsive transcriptional regulator, producing MNISEVASLTQLSPKSIRLYEDKGVISAPLRSENGYRSYGEKQIKELGIVAKARSAGFSLDECRALVELADNPCRESADVKAKAQSKLEEVNKKIEDLLVIQKTLKEWVEQCPGDSNSHCPIIDSLVDKKP from the coding sequence ATGAACATAAGCGAAGTTGCAAGCCTCACGCAGTTATCACCTAAGTCTATTCGTTTGTATGAAGACAAAGGGGTGATATCTGCACCGTTACGTTCTGAAAATGGTTATCGGTCTTATGGTGAGAAGCAGATCAAGGAGCTCGGAATCGTAGCGAAAGCGAGAAGCGCTGGTTTTTCGCTTGATGAGTGCCGTGCGCTTGTTGAATTAGCCGATAATCCATGTCGCGAAAGTGCCGATGTTAAAGCAAAAGCGCAGAGTAAACTGGAAGAAGTGAATAAAAAAATTGAAGACTTATTGGTTATTCAGAAGACATTGAAAGAGTGGGTTGAACAATGCCCTGGTGACTCAAATAGCCATTGCCCAATTATCGATTCACTTGTAGACAAAAAGCCATAA
- a CDS encoding DUF2057 domain-containing protein, producing the protein MKKIVLASIPLFLIGCTTLDSDSDFTDSVKRIESKQNYQIVVGESLSPDVLEVRQGQLVNSSLELNYVTPNSTVAVPDSYITMELQYFKNYNEYRSVLVQGSEGKVPLKPYAASAETCSDICTQTQYVKFPVSNEIFNEAPFKDLIFDVQVSNANSISFSIPAGYIEAIVNTGDKNVTAKPVMVAAPVAVAAPVAAAPALQSQAQEMSKYWFEQIPTEQRDSVINWSVANRNGVVDSLGDNVKEIEMFEYWFNKASKEERKAIIKQLIEF; encoded by the coding sequence ATGAAAAAAATAGTTTTAGCATCGATTCCTTTGTTCTTAATTGGATGTACAACATTAGATTCTGATAGTGATTTTACAGATTCCGTTAAAAGAATAGAGAGTAAGCAAAATTACCAAATCGTCGTTGGCGAGTCGTTGTCTCCTGATGTGCTTGAAGTTAGACAAGGTCAGCTAGTTAACTCGTCTTTAGAGCTAAATTACGTTACTCCGAACAGTACTGTAGCGGTACCTGATTCATACATAACGATGGAGCTTCAGTACTTTAAAAATTACAACGAGTATCGCTCTGTCTTAGTTCAAGGTTCTGAAGGTAAAGTGCCATTAAAACCTTATGCTGCGTCAGCTGAAACATGCAGCGATATATGTACTCAAACACAGTATGTGAAATTTCCTGTATCTAATGAAATCTTCAACGAAGCACCTTTTAAAGATCTAATTTTTGATGTCCAAGTTTCAAATGCGAACAGCATTTCGTTTTCTATTCCTGCTGGCTACATCGAAGCAATCGTAAATACGGGTGATAAAAACGTAACAGCTAAACCAGTGATGGTAGCAGCACCTGTAGCCGTAGCGGCACCTGTAGCTGCAGCTCCCGCGCTTCAAAGCCAAGCTCAAGAGATGTCAAAATATTGGTTTGAACAAATTCCAACGGAACAAAGAGACTCTGTGATTAACTGGTCTGTAGCAAATCGAAATGGTGTTGTTGATTCTTTAGGTGATAATGTAAAAGAGATTGAAATGTTCGAATATTGGTTTAACAAAGCTTCCAAAGAAGAACGTAAAGCGATAATTAAACAATTAATCGAGTTTTAA
- a CDS encoding porin, with the protein MENKIFKRTLLGAAVAMISTGAFASESSQVGVISDFNVQAYGVAAISVVNYDSEKTKNGVKTDTGTGYDYENESRIGFRASKDMFENVNVFMQIESGYVGENGDGATLGNRDTFLGLQGDWGKVRFGRMLTPMYEVIDWPYANPGLGAVWDWGGDVKYNRDRHGDMARYDSADLNGFTFNLATGRGDSSVKDNYFYGAAAHYRLADTVTFHAAVESESDRQLKAGTDAKAAGTCLVSSGCGTGINFGDATAAVAATSAEMADTFGYLIGFEASLPAGFGISAAYKAGESDVQGGAKSEQASYSVIGQYWNGPWGFKLGYAANLESETAGVKNNDEDSVISGQLMYVHNGFVPYIRIAQRDIKADDKGSIANTDTFVTRIGLEYGF; encoded by the coding sequence ATGGAAAACAAAATTTTCAAACGTACTTTACTTGGTGCTGCAGTTGCGATGATTTCAACAGGAGCATTCGCATCTGAATCTTCTCAAGTTGGTGTTATCTCAGATTTTAACGTTCAGGCTTACGGTGTAGCAGCAATCTCCGTTGTTAACTATGATTCAGAAAAAACCAAAAACGGCGTAAAAACTGATACAGGTACGGGTTACGATTACGAGAATGAATCTCGAATTGGTTTCCGTGCAAGTAAAGACATGTTCGAGAACGTGAACGTATTCATGCAGATCGAATCTGGCTACGTTGGTGAAAACGGTGACGGTGCGACACTAGGTAACCGTGATACGTTCTTAGGCTTGCAAGGTGACTGGGGTAAAGTACGTTTTGGTCGTATGTTGACGCCAATGTATGAAGTAATTGACTGGCCTTATGCTAACCCAGGTTTGGGCGCAGTATGGGACTGGGGCGGCGATGTTAAATATAACCGTGACCGTCATGGTGATATGGCTCGATACGATTCTGCTGACTTGAATGGTTTCACATTCAACCTAGCAACAGGTCGTGGTGACTCAAGCGTTAAAGATAACTACTTCTACGGCGCGGCTGCTCACTACCGTTTAGCTGATACAGTTACTTTCCACGCTGCTGTTGAATCTGAATCAGATCGTCAACTTAAAGCTGGTACGGATGCAAAAGCTGCTGGTACATGTTTAGTAAGTTCTGGGTGTGGTACAGGTATTAACTTTGGTGATGCGACTGCAGCGGTTGCTGCAACTTCAGCTGAAATGGCTGATACATTCGGTTACCTAATCGGTTTTGAAGCATCACTTCCTGCAGGCTTCGGTATTTCTGCAGCTTACAAAGCGGGTGAGTCAGATGTTCAAGGCGGCGCTAAGTCTGAACAGGCTTCATACTCTGTAATTGGTCAGTACTGGAACGGCCCTTGGGGCTTCAAACTAGGTTACGCGGCTAACCTAGAGTCTGAAACTGCTGGTGTTAAAAACAATGATGAAGATAGCGTGATCTCAGGTCAGCTAATGTACGTTCATAACGGCTTTGTTCCTTACATCCGTATTGCACAGCGTGATATTAAAGCTGACGATAAAGGTTCTATCGCTAACACAGATACGTTCGTTACACGTATTGGTCTAGAGTACGGTTTCTAA
- the gapS2 gene encoding anti-phage protein GapS2, whose amino-acid sequence MTVFDLLGIKPGDAIKVDNPWSDSGPRDVVPLALSRNGISIRAIDTRYGDIRYVGSEWTIFMHDENVLQLQDFPYIKLKLDEWNSRRLKQEEARECAKEICLEEVEREFATLDEVLSTIDIENMKVAITGTLPISRANAKSLLEGKGAIVMGTVGKQTSFLFMGNTGRYEITSKMKKAHDLGVKIITL is encoded by the coding sequence ATGACAGTCTTTGATCTTTTAGGTATCAAACCAGGAGATGCGATTAAAGTTGATAACCCTTGGTCCGATAGTGGACCTCGAGACGTTGTCCCTTTGGCACTGTCACGAAATGGCATATCTATTCGAGCAATTGATACTCGTTATGGCGATATTCGCTATGTAGGTTCAGAGTGGACTATCTTCATGCACGATGAAAACGTACTGCAACTACAAGATTTTCCATACATAAAGCTAAAGTTAGACGAATGGAACTCTCGCAGATTGAAACAAGAAGAAGCTCGTGAGTGTGCAAAGGAAATTTGTCTAGAGGAAGTGGAGCGTGAATTCGCAACGTTAGATGAGGTTCTAAGTACCATTGATATAGAAAATATGAAGGTTGCTATTACAGGCACACTTCCTATTTCTCGCGCTAACGCAAAATCTTTGCTAGAGGGTAAAGGTGCCATTGTCATGGGAACTGTTGGTAAGCAAACATCATTTTTGTTTATGGGAAATACAGGACGATATGAAATTACTTCTAAAATGAAAAAGGCACATGATTTGGGCGTAAAAATAATCACGCTATAG